Proteins found in one Megachile rotundata isolate GNS110a chromosome 14, iyMegRotu1, whole genome shotgun sequence genomic segment:
- the LOC100877974 gene encoding guanine nucleotide exchange factor DBS isoform X6, with translation MTGEIENGDLAIRDVADLLQSQYAIIAGGKTREGCPIITFPDNGNFHNLSDLDYQRLMLYLTSVPTLQEADLGFHLIIDRRNDKWNSVKTVLLKISGFFPGLVHVAYVLRPAGFLQKAISEVSNKLFREDFKFRVIFLANVAELHEFIDKDQLTEQLSGSLPYCHHTWIQNRISLEKFSSMTQDVSLALDSFTRRLAEIEFPNNTIATTSLLSQQQVEYNELKEEILSAARHGEALLDSVRQLTGKGTADRLGNVAAIERLLVQLEETERTFDLFWSHHSSRLRHCLALRQFEADFRELQATLDQHLKTIEEMTEVGETQARVEQLLCDTSAFQRICRGDIERAEEVISAGQQLLSGRHLCPTDVVEPKCVELQRICTILSQRLERRLHMLTKCRELMERIDKANAWCTRGIELLASQNNTTPADQALQDLQELIEAAEEFHHPRCIFQDSIMPETKALITQVLQRIEDVSLMCDKRIMTLKQQLIKPTRPVQTVTPEPVKPLQSLPQIVKPGRILKKANTMPKMEMSPIEGESSSPESESKDVEALRLKRGHVLAELVETERIYVAELGSIIKGYKMELTNEAMTHLVPAALVGKGDILFGNLEDIYIFHGETFLRDLENCISNTELVALCFVQRRDVFFRLYSYYCQNIPRSEKLREQIQNEPQFLATCQQRLGHKLPLAAYLLKPVQRITKYQLLLKDLLKYSEEPSCCTELQEALDCMLVVLKCVNDSMHQTAITGFAEDLNAQGELLLQGSFSVWSSSKRERLLRLKPSQRHIFLYEKALIFCKHSKPQAHNKATYHFKRYLKMSQIGLTESVKGDARRFEIWLQGRAEVHTIQAPTIDIKQSWVRQIKGVLMSQLAELKGKQNSALGKTNHKPLRQTISWEAQGSVSGSLRTLSVDGSSVVGNITDLLQSTEDDVAWSSENSNTDDEDAFSENPGPAPGGRYIALADYCAVGQSEVTMREGDNLELLKVGCAGWWFVKLIGTGIEGWAPAAYLEPINRKTSRSSQSVNSQETI, from the exons ATGACTGGTGAAATTGAAAATGGGGATTTGGCAATTAGAGATGTTGCAGACCTTCTCCAATCACAGTATGCTATAATAGcag GAGGGAAAACTCGAGAGGGTTGTCCTATAATTACGTTTCCTGATAATggcaattttcataatttatctgATTTGGATTATCAACGTCTCATGCTATATCTTACTTCTGTGCCAAC GTTACAGGAAGCTGATCTTggatttcatttaataattgataGAAGAAATGATAAATGGAACTCTGTAAAAACTGTGTTATTAAAAATCTCT GGATTTTTTCCTGGTTTAGTTCATGTTGCATACGTTTTACGTCCAGCTGGATTTTTACAGAAAGCTATTTCAGAAgtatcaaataaattatttagagaAGACTTTAAATTTAGAGTTATATTTTTAGCAAATGTTGCTGAGCTACATGAATTTATAGATAAAGATCAGTTAACTGAACAACTTAGTGGCAGTTTACCATACTGTCACCACACCTGGATACAAAATAGAATT AGTTTGGAAAAATTTTCATCAATGACACAAGACGTATCGCTCGCGTTGGATTCTTTTACACGGCGATTAGCCGAAATTGAATTTCCTAACAATACTATTGCAACTACATCTTTATTATCTCAACAACAAGTTGAATATAATGAATTAAAGGAAGAAATTCTTAGTGCTGCAAGACATGGTGAAGCACTTTTGGACAGTGTACGACAACTAACTGGTAAAGGAACAGCTGATAGATTAGGAAATGTGGCAGCAATAGAACG attactTGTTCAATTAGAAGAAACAGAACGAACTTTTGATTTGTTTTGGTCACATCATAGCTCTCGTTTGAGACATTGTCTAGCTTTAAGACAATTTGAAGCTGATTTTAGGGAGTTGCAAGCAACATTGGATCAACATTTAAAAACCATAGAAGAAATGACAGAAGTGGGAGAAACTCAAGCTAGGGTTGAACAGTTACTTTGTGACACATCAGCATTCCAAAGAATATGCAGA ggAGATATAGAACGAGCAGAAGAAGTAATATCTGCTGGCCAACAATTGCTATCTGGGAGGCATCTATGTCCTACAGATGTTGTGGAACCTAAGTGTGTGGAGTTACAAAGAATTTGTACTATTTTAAGTCAAAGACTGGAGAGACGGTTACATATGTTAACCAAATGCAGAGAACTTATGGAACGTATAGACAAG GCAAATGCATGGTGTACGCGTGGAATAGAATTGCTTGCATCACAAAACAATACAACACCAGCTGATCAAGCACTTCAAGATTTACAAGAATTAATTGAAGCTGCAGAGGAATTTCATCATCCTAGATGTATTTTTCAAGATTCTATAATGCCTGAAACTAAAGCTCTTATTACTCAA GTTTTACAAAGAATAGAAGATGTGTCTTTGATGTGTGATAAAAGAATCATGACATTAAAACAACAATTGATTAAACCTACAAGACCGGTTCAAACTGTAACTCCTGAACCAGTTAAGCCATTACAATCACTGCCCCAAATTGTAAAACCCGGTAGAATTCTTAAAAAAGCTAACACTATGCCGAAG ATGGAGATGAGTCCCATAGAAGGAGAATCTTCATCGCCAGAAAGTGAATCTAAAGATGTAGAAGCTTTACGGTTAAAACGCGGACATGTTTTAGCGGAACTTGTTGAAACAGAACGAATCTACGTTGCTGAGCTGGGTTCCATAATTAAAGGATACAAAATGGAATTAACTAATGAAGCAATGACTCATTTAGTACCAGCAGCATTAGTAGGCAAAGGAGATATTttatttggtaacttggaagatatttacatttttcacgGAGAAACGTTTTTaagagatttagaaaattgtatttcgAATACTGAACTTGTTGCATTGTGTTTTGTACAAAGg CGTGATGTGTTCTTCAGATTATATAGTTATTACTGTCAAAATATTCCAAGATCTGAAAAGTTACGAGAACAAATACAGAACGAACCTCAATTTCTTGCAACTTGTCAACAAAGACTCGGTCACAAATTACCTCTGGCCGCGTACCTTTTAAAACCCGTACAGCGTATTACAAAATATCAGTTATTATTGAAAGATCTTTTAAAATATAGCGAGGAACCATCATGTTGCACCGAATTACAGGAAGCATTAGATTGCATGCTTGTTGTATTAAAATGCGTTAACGACAGCATGCATCAGACGGCTATTACTGGATTTGCT GAAGATTTAAACGCACAAGGAGAGCTTTTATTACAAGGCTCTTTTAGCGTTTGGAGTAGTAGTAAACGAGAACGACTTCTTAGGTTGAAACCATCTCAACGTCATATTTTTTTGTATGAAAAGGCTCttatattttgtaaacataGTAAACCGCAAGCTCATAACAAAGCTACATACCATTTCAAAAGATATTTGAAG atGTCACAAATTGGACTCACAGAATCAGTTAAAGGTGATGCAAGACGTTTTGAAATTTGGCTTCAAGGTCGGGCCGAAGTGCATACAATACAAGCACCTACTATTGATATTAAACAATCTTGGGTGCGTCAAATTAAGGGGGTTTTAATGTCTCAATTAGCTGAACTTAAAGGAAAACAGAATTCTGCTCTCGGAAAGACTAATCATAA acCATTGCGCCAGACGATTTCGTGGGAAGCCCAAGGCAGTGTTTCTGGATCTTTACGAACTCTTTCAGTTGATGGTAGTAGTGTTGTAGGGAACATCACTGATCTTTTACAATCGACAGAAGATGATGTTGCCTGGAGTTCAGAAAACAGCAACACAGATGATGAAGATGCTTTTAGTGAAAATCCTGGTCCAGCTcct ggTGGAAGATACATAGCATTGGCTGATTATTGTGCAGTTGGACAGTCAGAAGTTACTATGCGTGAAGGAGACAACTTAGAACTTCTTAAAGTTGGATGTGCTGGTTGGTGGTTTGTAAAACTAATAGGTACCGGAATAGAAGGATGGGCTCCAGCAGCTTATTTGGAACCAATAAATCGAAAAACTTCGCGCAGTTCACAATCAGTGAATAGTCAAGAAACCATATGA
- the LOC100877974 gene encoding guanine nucleotide exchange factor DBS isoform X2, which yields MASSPTSIENQIDSFLEQFKRSASRAMEESHRSSYNACSSSISHSQSGNLDLEILEVDVESMTGEIENGDLAIRDVADLLQSQYAIIAGGKTREGCPIITFPDNGNFHNLSDLDYQRLMLYLTSVPTLQEADLGFHLIIDRRNDKWNSVKTVLLKISGFFPGLVHVAYVLRPAGFLQKAISEVSNKLFREDFKFRVIFLANVAELHEFIDKDQLTEQLSGSLPYCHHTWIQNRISLEKFSSMTQDVSLALDSFTRRLAEIEFPNNTIATTSLLSQQQVEYNELKEEILSAARHGEALLDSVRQLTGKGTADRLGNVAAIERLLVQLEETERTFDLFWSHHSSRLRHCLALRQFEADFRELQATLDQHLKTIEEMTEVGETQARVEQLLCDTSAFQRICRGDIERAEEVISAGQQLLSGRHLCPTDVVEPKCVELQRICTILSQRLERRLHMLTKCRELMERIDKANAWCTRGIELLASQNNTTPADQALQDLQELIEAAEEFHHPRCIFQDSIMPETKALITQVLQRIEDVSLMCDKRIMTLKQQLIKPTRPVQTVTPEPVKPLQSLPQIVKPGRILKKANTMPKMEMSPIEGESSSPESESKDVEALRLKRGHVLAELVETERIYVAELGSIIKGYKMELTNEAMTHLVPAALVGKGDILFGNLEDIYIFHGETFLRDLENCISNTELVALCFVQRRDVFFRLYSYYCQNIPRSEKLREQIQNEPQFLATCQQRLGHKLPLAAYLLKPVQRITKYQLLLKDLLKYSEEPSCCTELQEALDCMLVVLKCVNDSMHQTAITGFAEDLNAQGELLLQGSFSVWSSSKRERLLRLKPSQRHIFLYEKALIFCKHSKPQAHNKATYHFKRYLKMSQIGLTESVKGDARRFEIWLQGRAEVHTIQAPTIDIKQSWVRQIKGVLMSQLAELKGKQNSALGKTNHKPLRQTISWEAQGSVSGSLRTLSVDGSSVVGNITDLLQSTEDDVAWSSENSNTDDEDAFSENPGPAPGGRYIALADYCAVGQSEVTMREGDNLELLKVGCAGWWFVKLIGTGIEGWAPAAYLEPINRKTSRSSQSVNSQETI from the exons ATGGCCAGCTCGCCGACCAGCATCGAAAATCAAATAGACAGTTTTTTAGAACAATTTAAACGTAGTGCCTCCCGCGCAATGGAGGAATCTCACAGATCCAGTTACAATGCTTGCAGTAGTAGTATCAGTCATAGTCAAAGCGGAAACCTGgatcttgaaatcttggaagTTG ATGTAGAGAGTATGACTGGTGAAATTGAAAATGGGGATTTGGCAATTAGAGATGTTGCAGACCTTCTCCAATCACAGTATGCTATAATAGcag GAGGGAAAACTCGAGAGGGTTGTCCTATAATTACGTTTCCTGATAATggcaattttcataatttatctgATTTGGATTATCAACGTCTCATGCTATATCTTACTTCTGTGCCAAC GTTACAGGAAGCTGATCTTggatttcatttaataattgataGAAGAAATGATAAATGGAACTCTGTAAAAACTGTGTTATTAAAAATCTCT GGATTTTTTCCTGGTTTAGTTCATGTTGCATACGTTTTACGTCCAGCTGGATTTTTACAGAAAGCTATTTCAGAAgtatcaaataaattatttagagaAGACTTTAAATTTAGAGTTATATTTTTAGCAAATGTTGCTGAGCTACATGAATTTATAGATAAAGATCAGTTAACTGAACAACTTAGTGGCAGTTTACCATACTGTCACCACACCTGGATACAAAATAGAATT AGTTTGGAAAAATTTTCATCAATGACACAAGACGTATCGCTCGCGTTGGATTCTTTTACACGGCGATTAGCCGAAATTGAATTTCCTAACAATACTATTGCAACTACATCTTTATTATCTCAACAACAAGTTGAATATAATGAATTAAAGGAAGAAATTCTTAGTGCTGCAAGACATGGTGAAGCACTTTTGGACAGTGTACGACAACTAACTGGTAAAGGAACAGCTGATAGATTAGGAAATGTGGCAGCAATAGAACG attactTGTTCAATTAGAAGAAACAGAACGAACTTTTGATTTGTTTTGGTCACATCATAGCTCTCGTTTGAGACATTGTCTAGCTTTAAGACAATTTGAAGCTGATTTTAGGGAGTTGCAAGCAACATTGGATCAACATTTAAAAACCATAGAAGAAATGACAGAAGTGGGAGAAACTCAAGCTAGGGTTGAACAGTTACTTTGTGACACATCAGCATTCCAAAGAATATGCAGA ggAGATATAGAACGAGCAGAAGAAGTAATATCTGCTGGCCAACAATTGCTATCTGGGAGGCATCTATGTCCTACAGATGTTGTGGAACCTAAGTGTGTGGAGTTACAAAGAATTTGTACTATTTTAAGTCAAAGACTGGAGAGACGGTTACATATGTTAACCAAATGCAGAGAACTTATGGAACGTATAGACAAG GCAAATGCATGGTGTACGCGTGGAATAGAATTGCTTGCATCACAAAACAATACAACACCAGCTGATCAAGCACTTCAAGATTTACAAGAATTAATTGAAGCTGCAGAGGAATTTCATCATCCTAGATGTATTTTTCAAGATTCTATAATGCCTGAAACTAAAGCTCTTATTACTCAA GTTTTACAAAGAATAGAAGATGTGTCTTTGATGTGTGATAAAAGAATCATGACATTAAAACAACAATTGATTAAACCTACAAGACCGGTTCAAACTGTAACTCCTGAACCAGTTAAGCCATTACAATCACTGCCCCAAATTGTAAAACCCGGTAGAATTCTTAAAAAAGCTAACACTATGCCGAAG ATGGAGATGAGTCCCATAGAAGGAGAATCTTCATCGCCAGAAAGTGAATCTAAAGATGTAGAAGCTTTACGGTTAAAACGCGGACATGTTTTAGCGGAACTTGTTGAAACAGAACGAATCTACGTTGCTGAGCTGGGTTCCATAATTAAAGGATACAAAATGGAATTAACTAATGAAGCAATGACTCATTTAGTACCAGCAGCATTAGTAGGCAAAGGAGATATTttatttggtaacttggaagatatttacatttttcacgGAGAAACGTTTTTaagagatttagaaaattgtatttcgAATACTGAACTTGTTGCATTGTGTTTTGTACAAAGg CGTGATGTGTTCTTCAGATTATATAGTTATTACTGTCAAAATATTCCAAGATCTGAAAAGTTACGAGAACAAATACAGAACGAACCTCAATTTCTTGCAACTTGTCAACAAAGACTCGGTCACAAATTACCTCTGGCCGCGTACCTTTTAAAACCCGTACAGCGTATTACAAAATATCAGTTATTATTGAAAGATCTTTTAAAATATAGCGAGGAACCATCATGTTGCACCGAATTACAGGAAGCATTAGATTGCATGCTTGTTGTATTAAAATGCGTTAACGACAGCATGCATCAGACGGCTATTACTGGATTTGCT GAAGATTTAAACGCACAAGGAGAGCTTTTATTACAAGGCTCTTTTAGCGTTTGGAGTAGTAGTAAACGAGAACGACTTCTTAGGTTGAAACCATCTCAACGTCATATTTTTTTGTATGAAAAGGCTCttatattttgtaaacataGTAAACCGCAAGCTCATAACAAAGCTACATACCATTTCAAAAGATATTTGAAG atGTCACAAATTGGACTCACAGAATCAGTTAAAGGTGATGCAAGACGTTTTGAAATTTGGCTTCAAGGTCGGGCCGAAGTGCATACAATACAAGCACCTACTATTGATATTAAACAATCTTGGGTGCGTCAAATTAAGGGGGTTTTAATGTCTCAATTAGCTGAACTTAAAGGAAAACAGAATTCTGCTCTCGGAAAGACTAATCATAA acCATTGCGCCAGACGATTTCGTGGGAAGCCCAAGGCAGTGTTTCTGGATCTTTACGAACTCTTTCAGTTGATGGTAGTAGTGTTGTAGGGAACATCACTGATCTTTTACAATCGACAGAAGATGATGTTGCCTGGAGTTCAGAAAACAGCAACACAGATGATGAAGATGCTTTTAGTGAAAATCCTGGTCCAGCTcct ggTGGAAGATACATAGCATTGGCTGATTATTGTGCAGTTGGACAGTCAGAAGTTACTATGCGTGAAGGAGACAACTTAGAACTTCTTAAAGTTGGATGTGCTGGTTGGTGGTTTGTAAAACTAATAGGTACCGGAATAGAAGGATGGGCTCCAGCAGCTTATTTGGAACCAATAAATCGAAAAACTTCGCGCAGTTCACAATCAGTGAATAGTCAAGAAACCATATGA
- the LOC100877974 gene encoding guanine nucleotide exchange factor DBS isoform X1 translates to MASSPTSIENQIDSFLEQFKRSASRAMEESHRSSYNACSSSISHSQSGNLDLEILEVEDVESMTGEIENGDLAIRDVADLLQSQYAIIAGGKTREGCPIITFPDNGNFHNLSDLDYQRLMLYLTSVPTLQEADLGFHLIIDRRNDKWNSVKTVLLKISGFFPGLVHVAYVLRPAGFLQKAISEVSNKLFREDFKFRVIFLANVAELHEFIDKDQLTEQLSGSLPYCHHTWIQNRISLEKFSSMTQDVSLALDSFTRRLAEIEFPNNTIATTSLLSQQQVEYNELKEEILSAARHGEALLDSVRQLTGKGTADRLGNVAAIERLLVQLEETERTFDLFWSHHSSRLRHCLALRQFEADFRELQATLDQHLKTIEEMTEVGETQARVEQLLCDTSAFQRICRGDIERAEEVISAGQQLLSGRHLCPTDVVEPKCVELQRICTILSQRLERRLHMLTKCRELMERIDKANAWCTRGIELLASQNNTTPADQALQDLQELIEAAEEFHHPRCIFQDSIMPETKALITQVLQRIEDVSLMCDKRIMTLKQQLIKPTRPVQTVTPEPVKPLQSLPQIVKPGRILKKANTMPKMEMSPIEGESSSPESESKDVEALRLKRGHVLAELVETERIYVAELGSIIKGYKMELTNEAMTHLVPAALVGKGDILFGNLEDIYIFHGETFLRDLENCISNTELVALCFVQRRDVFFRLYSYYCQNIPRSEKLREQIQNEPQFLATCQQRLGHKLPLAAYLLKPVQRITKYQLLLKDLLKYSEEPSCCTELQEALDCMLVVLKCVNDSMHQTAITGFAEDLNAQGELLLQGSFSVWSSSKRERLLRLKPSQRHIFLYEKALIFCKHSKPQAHNKATYHFKRYLKMSQIGLTESVKGDARRFEIWLQGRAEVHTIQAPTIDIKQSWVRQIKGVLMSQLAELKGKQNSALGKTNHKPLRQTISWEAQGSVSGSLRTLSVDGSSVVGNITDLLQSTEDDVAWSSENSNTDDEDAFSENPGPAPGGRYIALADYCAVGQSEVTMREGDNLELLKVGCAGWWFVKLIGTGIEGWAPAAYLEPINRKTSRSSQSVNSQETI, encoded by the exons ATGGCCAGCTCGCCGACCAGCATCGAAAATCAAATAGACAGTTTTTTAGAACAATTTAAACGTAGTGCCTCCCGCGCAATGGAGGAATCTCACAGATCCAGTTACAATGCTTGCAGTAGTAGTATCAGTCATAGTCAAAGCGGAAACCTGgatcttgaaatcttggaagTTG AAGATGTAGAGAGTATGACTGGTGAAATTGAAAATGGGGATTTGGCAATTAGAGATGTTGCAGACCTTCTCCAATCACAGTATGCTATAATAGcag GAGGGAAAACTCGAGAGGGTTGTCCTATAATTACGTTTCCTGATAATggcaattttcataatttatctgATTTGGATTATCAACGTCTCATGCTATATCTTACTTCTGTGCCAAC GTTACAGGAAGCTGATCTTggatttcatttaataattgataGAAGAAATGATAAATGGAACTCTGTAAAAACTGTGTTATTAAAAATCTCT GGATTTTTTCCTGGTTTAGTTCATGTTGCATACGTTTTACGTCCAGCTGGATTTTTACAGAAAGCTATTTCAGAAgtatcaaataaattatttagagaAGACTTTAAATTTAGAGTTATATTTTTAGCAAATGTTGCTGAGCTACATGAATTTATAGATAAAGATCAGTTAACTGAACAACTTAGTGGCAGTTTACCATACTGTCACCACACCTGGATACAAAATAGAATT AGTTTGGAAAAATTTTCATCAATGACACAAGACGTATCGCTCGCGTTGGATTCTTTTACACGGCGATTAGCCGAAATTGAATTTCCTAACAATACTATTGCAACTACATCTTTATTATCTCAACAACAAGTTGAATATAATGAATTAAAGGAAGAAATTCTTAGTGCTGCAAGACATGGTGAAGCACTTTTGGACAGTGTACGACAACTAACTGGTAAAGGAACAGCTGATAGATTAGGAAATGTGGCAGCAATAGAACG attactTGTTCAATTAGAAGAAACAGAACGAACTTTTGATTTGTTTTGGTCACATCATAGCTCTCGTTTGAGACATTGTCTAGCTTTAAGACAATTTGAAGCTGATTTTAGGGAGTTGCAAGCAACATTGGATCAACATTTAAAAACCATAGAAGAAATGACAGAAGTGGGAGAAACTCAAGCTAGGGTTGAACAGTTACTTTGTGACACATCAGCATTCCAAAGAATATGCAGA ggAGATATAGAACGAGCAGAAGAAGTAATATCTGCTGGCCAACAATTGCTATCTGGGAGGCATCTATGTCCTACAGATGTTGTGGAACCTAAGTGTGTGGAGTTACAAAGAATTTGTACTATTTTAAGTCAAAGACTGGAGAGACGGTTACATATGTTAACCAAATGCAGAGAACTTATGGAACGTATAGACAAG GCAAATGCATGGTGTACGCGTGGAATAGAATTGCTTGCATCACAAAACAATACAACACCAGCTGATCAAGCACTTCAAGATTTACAAGAATTAATTGAAGCTGCAGAGGAATTTCATCATCCTAGATGTATTTTTCAAGATTCTATAATGCCTGAAACTAAAGCTCTTATTACTCAA GTTTTACAAAGAATAGAAGATGTGTCTTTGATGTGTGATAAAAGAATCATGACATTAAAACAACAATTGATTAAACCTACAAGACCGGTTCAAACTGTAACTCCTGAACCAGTTAAGCCATTACAATCACTGCCCCAAATTGTAAAACCCGGTAGAATTCTTAAAAAAGCTAACACTATGCCGAAG ATGGAGATGAGTCCCATAGAAGGAGAATCTTCATCGCCAGAAAGTGAATCTAAAGATGTAGAAGCTTTACGGTTAAAACGCGGACATGTTTTAGCGGAACTTGTTGAAACAGAACGAATCTACGTTGCTGAGCTGGGTTCCATAATTAAAGGATACAAAATGGAATTAACTAATGAAGCAATGACTCATTTAGTACCAGCAGCATTAGTAGGCAAAGGAGATATTttatttggtaacttggaagatatttacatttttcacgGAGAAACGTTTTTaagagatttagaaaattgtatttcgAATACTGAACTTGTTGCATTGTGTTTTGTACAAAGg CGTGATGTGTTCTTCAGATTATATAGTTATTACTGTCAAAATATTCCAAGATCTGAAAAGTTACGAGAACAAATACAGAACGAACCTCAATTTCTTGCAACTTGTCAACAAAGACTCGGTCACAAATTACCTCTGGCCGCGTACCTTTTAAAACCCGTACAGCGTATTACAAAATATCAGTTATTATTGAAAGATCTTTTAAAATATAGCGAGGAACCATCATGTTGCACCGAATTACAGGAAGCATTAGATTGCATGCTTGTTGTATTAAAATGCGTTAACGACAGCATGCATCAGACGGCTATTACTGGATTTGCT GAAGATTTAAACGCACAAGGAGAGCTTTTATTACAAGGCTCTTTTAGCGTTTGGAGTAGTAGTAAACGAGAACGACTTCTTAGGTTGAAACCATCTCAACGTCATATTTTTTTGTATGAAAAGGCTCttatattttgtaaacataGTAAACCGCAAGCTCATAACAAAGCTACATACCATTTCAAAAGATATTTGAAG atGTCACAAATTGGACTCACAGAATCAGTTAAAGGTGATGCAAGACGTTTTGAAATTTGGCTTCAAGGTCGGGCCGAAGTGCATACAATACAAGCACCTACTATTGATATTAAACAATCTTGGGTGCGTCAAATTAAGGGGGTTTTAATGTCTCAATTAGCTGAACTTAAAGGAAAACAGAATTCTGCTCTCGGAAAGACTAATCATAA acCATTGCGCCAGACGATTTCGTGGGAAGCCCAAGGCAGTGTTTCTGGATCTTTACGAACTCTTTCAGTTGATGGTAGTAGTGTTGTAGGGAACATCACTGATCTTTTACAATCGACAGAAGATGATGTTGCCTGGAGTTCAGAAAACAGCAACACAGATGATGAAGATGCTTTTAGTGAAAATCCTGGTCCAGCTcct ggTGGAAGATACATAGCATTGGCTGATTATTGTGCAGTTGGACAGTCAGAAGTTACTATGCGTGAAGGAGACAACTTAGAACTTCTTAAAGTTGGATGTGCTGGTTGGTGGTTTGTAAAACTAATAGGTACCGGAATAGAAGGATGGGCTCCAGCAGCTTATTTGGAACCAATAAATCGAAAAACTTCGCGCAGTTCACAATCAGTGAATAGTCAAGAAACCATATGA